The following proteins come from a genomic window of Corallococcus sp. NCRR:
- a CDS encoding DUF4139 domain-containing protein, giving the protein MRVVPSVLESVTVHAEGALCTRAFVLSPENGHLPGQVRIDGLPLSLRTGSLRARVVEGPPDLLVRDLKPTFDVRVPPESELPAEQHALEAAEATLAAVHGRLERVRAEIAALRGLTPTWPAVRKGHPPREAPLSSMLALTGFVEAELAELQAQELDLARQHRDATNELELRRRRVQELSSARSVDRARLFRAALLTLSGPIAANADARLVLEYAVAGARWVPTYDLRLPRTLEEGTLRMRAAVVQRTGEDWMGVRLAVSTASLERRAEVPELKSLRIGRSQPVPARSGWREPAPGLEELFAGYDALHIARPEPVPPKPQPPPMPVMESAYEQEERYKEAASFGSAPGAAPSVSAPPPPMAPAPKASGAFLGGARPSRNVTSGGPAPSMPPPRGGGGMDRLRSKKRAVEEDDFDGAPMADELLDEEGGAGDELGRAAGVEPADRLFDYDSLTLASAASPAERGRLRPRSALVSQAMLSITSVNVQVEVVRLEAQAFVIAESVNSVAPPTWSVPPHDSARHFDARFDAEAVADVPSDGAWHTVPMLTVPLELKAEYVCVPSVEPRVFRTVRLDNASPHPLLAGPVDVTLGDEFLMTSPMPTLGPGETQRLGLGVEEALQVARNTRFDETSGGMFGNSTVLTHHVSVEVANHLSRAANIAISERISAVPESQKDIKVEEAEVAPPWQKPTPLPGEEAVEGERVWRVSVPAGEKRSMKATWVVKLPASKMLNGGNRRT; this is encoded by the coding sequence ATGCGCGTTGTACCGTCTGTCCTGGAATCCGTCACCGTTCACGCCGAGGGCGCGCTGTGCACGCGCGCGTTCGTGCTCTCGCCCGAGAACGGACACCTGCCCGGCCAGGTCCGCATCGACGGCCTGCCGCTGTCCCTGCGCACGGGCTCGCTGCGCGCCCGGGTGGTGGAGGGCCCGCCGGACCTCCTCGTCCGCGACCTGAAGCCCACGTTCGATGTGCGGGTGCCGCCGGAGTCGGAGCTGCCCGCGGAACAGCACGCGCTCGAAGCGGCGGAGGCCACGCTGGCCGCCGTGCATGGCCGGCTGGAGCGGGTCCGCGCGGAGATCGCGGCGCTGCGCGGCCTGACGCCCACCTGGCCGGCCGTGCGCAAGGGCCATCCCCCGCGCGAGGCCCCCCTGTCCTCGATGTTGGCCCTCACCGGCTTCGTCGAAGCGGAGCTGGCGGAGCTGCAGGCCCAGGAGCTGGACCTGGCGCGCCAGCACCGCGACGCCACGAATGAGCTGGAGCTGCGCCGCCGCCGCGTCCAGGAGCTGTCCTCCGCGCGGAGCGTGGACCGGGCCCGGCTGTTCCGCGCGGCGCTGCTGACGCTGTCCGGCCCCATCGCCGCGAACGCGGACGCGCGCCTGGTGCTGGAGTACGCGGTGGCCGGCGCGCGCTGGGTGCCCACCTATGACCTGCGCCTGCCGCGCACGTTGGAGGAAGGCACGCTGCGCATGCGCGCCGCCGTCGTCCAGCGGACCGGCGAGGACTGGATGGGCGTGCGGCTGGCGGTCTCCACCGCGAGCCTGGAGCGGCGCGCGGAGGTGCCGGAGCTCAAGTCGCTGCGCATCGGACGCAGCCAGCCCGTCCCCGCGCGCTCGGGGTGGCGTGAACCCGCGCCCGGCCTGGAGGAGCTGTTCGCGGGCTACGATGCCCTGCACATCGCCCGCCCGGAGCCGGTCCCCCCCAAGCCTCAACCGCCGCCCATGCCGGTCATGGAGAGCGCGTACGAGCAGGAGGAGCGTTACAAGGAAGCGGCCTCATTCGGTAGCGCGCCCGGAGCAGCGCCCAGCGTGTCCGCGCCTCCTCCGCCCATGGCGCCAGCCCCCAAGGCCTCGGGGGCCTTTCTGGGAGGGGCGCGTCCCTCGCGCAATGTCACCAGCGGCGGCCCGGCACCGAGCATGCCTCCCCCCCGCGGCGGTGGCGGCATGGACCGCCTGCGCAGCAAGAAGCGCGCGGTCGAGGAGGACGACTTCGATGGCGCCCCGATGGCGGATGAGTTGTTGGATGAAGAGGGCGGCGCGGGCGATGAGCTCGGGCGCGCGGCGGGCGTGGAGCCGGCGGACCGGCTGTTCGACTACGACTCGCTGACGCTGGCCTCCGCGGCCTCACCGGCGGAGCGCGGCCGGTTGCGTCCCCGCTCCGCGCTCGTCTCCCAGGCGATGCTGTCCATCACCTCGGTGAACGTGCAGGTGGAGGTGGTGCGCCTGGAGGCCCAGGCCTTCGTCATCGCCGAGTCCGTGAACAGCGTGGCGCCGCCCACCTGGTCCGTGCCGCCCCATGACTCCGCCCGCCACTTCGACGCGCGCTTCGACGCGGAGGCCGTCGCGGACGTGCCGTCCGACGGCGCGTGGCACACCGTGCCCATGCTGACGGTGCCCCTGGAGCTCAAGGCCGAATACGTGTGCGTGCCCTCCGTGGAGCCGCGCGTCTTCCGCACGGTGCGCCTGGACAACGCCTCCCCGCATCCGCTGCTCGCGGGGCCGGTGGACGTGACGCTCGGTGACGAGTTCCTGATGACGTCACCCATGCCCACGCTGGGGCCGGGCGAGACGCAGCGGCTGGGGTTGGGCGTGGAGGAGGCGCTCCAGGTGGCGCGCAACACCCGCTTCGACGAAACCTCGGGCGGCATGTTCGGCAACAGCACGGTGCTCACGCACCATGTCTCCGTGGAGGTGGCCAACCACCTCTCCCGCGCCGCGAACATCGCCATCTCCGAGCGGATCAGCGCGGTCCCCGAATCGCAGAAGGACATCAAGGTGGAGGAGGCGGAGGTGGCGCCGCCCTGGCAGAAGCCCACGCCGCTGCCGGGTGAAGAGGCGGTGGAGGGCGAGCGGGTGTGGCGCGTGAGCGTCCCCGCGGGAGAGAAGCGTTCGATGAAGGCGACGTGGGTCGTGAAGCTGCCCGCCAGCAAGATGCTGAACGGCGGGAACCGGAGGACGTGA
- a CDS encoding alpha/beta fold hydrolase, producing MPFATRSGRRIHYEVQGHGPPLLLLHGLLQLGSHWSLKGYVPALTDAYTVVTFDSLGHGQSDTPHDLEPYALRHRVEDALSVLDTLSIDRAHAWGYSMGGWTVCGLAAFAPERLASYVVGGWDPVVGLPVAYAALEKQLKPGTTVDWFQMLLMGARRAPELAEAIDAGDLDALRLCLKACETSAGLDEALVGSSKPGLLYCGAMDPYHDSMKAVARRAGAAFATIEHADHGGAWAKAPKVLPHVLPFLESVTRR from the coding sequence ATGCCCTTCGCGACGAGGTCCGGCCGCCGCATCCACTATGAGGTCCAGGGCCATGGCCCTCCCCTGCTGCTCCTGCACGGCCTGCTCCAGTTGGGCTCGCACTGGTCGCTCAAGGGGTATGTGCCCGCGCTGACGGACGCGTACACGGTGGTGACGTTCGACTCGCTGGGGCATGGCCAGAGCGACACGCCGCACGACCTGGAACCCTACGCGCTGAGGCATCGCGTGGAGGACGCGCTGTCGGTGCTCGACACGCTGTCCATCGACCGGGCGCATGCGTGGGGCTATTCGATGGGCGGCTGGACGGTGTGTGGCCTCGCGGCCTTCGCGCCGGAGCGGCTGGCGTCGTATGTGGTGGGCGGCTGGGATCCGGTGGTGGGTCTGCCCGTGGCCTACGCGGCCCTGGAGAAGCAGCTCAAGCCTGGGACAACCGTGGACTGGTTCCAGATGCTGCTAATGGGAGCACGGCGCGCGCCAGAGCTGGCGGAGGCCATCGACGCGGGAGACCTGGACGCGCTCCGGCTGTGCCTGAAGGCCTGTGAGACGTCGGCGGGCCTGGATGAGGCGCTGGTGGGCTCCAGCAAGCCGGGGCTGCTCTACTGCGGCGCGATGGACCCGTACCACGACTCCATGAAGGCCGTGGCGCGGCGGGCCGGCGCGGCATTCGCGACCATCGAGCACGCCGACCACGGCGGCGCCTGGGCGAAGGCGCCCAAGGTGTTGCCGCACGTGCTGCCGTTCCTCGAATCCGTCACACGACGTTGA
- a CDS encoding DUF6348 family protein, whose protein sequence is MTQTSANEKLAEILRAHGLPIQEEEEWLRVGPGGPRFQATLIDTRTEPGSCTRQLDVCLEPWTGRWVFESVGGFGTTETEASNDALMNFVRASLHVLLSAFVRPPDEHVTVATWRVGGIDRKVILGNVITRGDHPGPKLEESWFKAFESALRSLPLTSGTHWVRVYYAQMDEKRMALEVLLDNEPWQALADQLETASWPAAPGFLSRRLFLVLQGGVDVSRAVAAWFDVPEDGDPIALLQEQGATRLEAEKLDAYLPLAFGEPVMKKLGAESSRTAEFTANPPIVQRTVVLAEDPLWRDAVHLAEQAFQGNTALTREQLIRLSTSGATVRVLNDFLNQGSDPKDLQFTPPLITLSPKAMAEWLKSEPFVSPPVATPAALAIVTISETPTAPRRPWWKFW, encoded by the coding sequence ATGACGCAGACGTCCGCGAACGAAAAGCTGGCGGAGATCCTCCGCGCTCACGGCCTCCCCATCCAGGAAGAGGAGGAATGGCTCCGCGTGGGTCCCGGGGGCCCACGTTTCCAGGCGACGCTCATCGACACGCGGACCGAGCCGGGCAGCTGCACGCGACAGCTCGACGTCTGCCTGGAGCCTTGGACTGGCCGGTGGGTCTTCGAGTCCGTGGGAGGCTTTGGCACGACGGAGACGGAGGCCTCGAACGATGCCCTGATGAATTTCGTCCGGGCGAGCCTGCACGTGCTCCTGTCCGCCTTCGTCCGTCCTCCCGACGAGCACGTCACCGTCGCGACCTGGCGGGTCGGTGGCATCGACCGGAAGGTCATCCTGGGCAATGTCATCACCCGAGGCGACCATCCCGGCCCGAAACTCGAGGAGTCGTGGTTCAAGGCCTTCGAGAGCGCCCTCCGGTCGCTGCCGCTGACCTCCGGTACCCATTGGGTGCGCGTCTATTACGCCCAGATGGATGAGAAGCGGATGGCGCTGGAGGTGCTGCTCGACAACGAGCCGTGGCAGGCGCTGGCGGATCAGCTCGAGACCGCCTCCTGGCCCGCTGCCCCCGGGTTCCTCAGCCGGAGGCTGTTCCTGGTGCTCCAGGGCGGCGTGGACGTGAGCCGCGCGGTCGCGGCTTGGTTTGACGTTCCCGAGGACGGCGATCCGATTGCACTCCTCCAGGAACAGGGCGCGACCCGACTAGAAGCGGAGAAACTCGACGCGTATCTGCCCCTGGCCTTTGGCGAGCCCGTGATGAAGAAGCTGGGCGCGGAGTCTTCGCGCACGGCCGAATTCACCGCCAATCCTCCGATTGTCCAGCGAACCGTGGTGTTGGCGGAGGATCCGCTGTGGCGCGATGCCGTCCATCTGGCGGAGCAGGCCTTCCAGGGGAATACGGCCCTGACGCGCGAGCAACTGATCCGCCTCTCCACTTCTGGAGCGACGGTCCGAGTCCTCAACGACTTCCTGAATCAGGGCTCGGACCCCAAGGACCTCCAATTCACTCCGCCACTCATCACGCTCTCGCCCAAGGCGATGGCGGAATGGTTGAAGTCCGAGCCCTTCGTGTCGCCTCCCGTCGCTACACCCGCGGCCCTCGCGATAGTCACGATTTCCGAGACGCCCACGGCCCCCCGGCGTCCCTGGTGGAAGTTCTGGTAG
- a CDS encoding mucoidy inhibitor MuiA family protein: MRTSILLPLIKVTVLEDRALVERSGTVKLPPGPSRLVVDGLPAVAVDRSLQAKLAGGMVTQASLRRSMRAVLPEALREHHSELARRAFEREQVLARAQAEIRRLEAKHGLLETARRDILRAISERTGAGEADPAKWKEQLATVRQEQTATDDQLRQARRELGRLERQHIQETRDLMSRTEVPEPTLDVRAELDVSHAAGGEATLTLSYLVPCAAWRPAYRAVLGLAESASSVTLECEAVVWQNTGEAWKDVTLAFSTARPTLGATPPRLTEDWLSLREKTSREKQVVDVSIREESLQETGEAGTTKAADALPGMDDGGEAVTLSAPHKATVPSDGEAHRVALFTFTSPATSELVACPEQSPLVHRVAKFDNTGPAVLLAGPVDLVRANGYVGRAQLKFAGRGERLKLGFGSEDSLRVSRQVDVGEEVARITGRRTRTQKVKLFVSNMGAKPAALAVEERMPVSEVEAVEVALLKDATKPAPTKVSDEGIVRFELSVPPRSRQTVAFGFTVASAAKVSGI, from the coding sequence ATGCGCACTTCCATTCTGTTGCCCCTGATCAAGGTGACGGTCCTGGAGGACCGGGCGCTCGTCGAGCGCAGCGGCACGGTGAAGCTGCCCCCGGGCCCCAGCCGCCTCGTGGTGGACGGGCTGCCGGCGGTGGCGGTGGACCGCTCGCTCCAGGCGAAGCTCGCCGGCGGCATGGTGACCCAGGCCAGCCTGCGCCGCTCGATGCGCGCGGTGCTGCCCGAAGCGCTGCGCGAGCACCACTCGGAGCTGGCCCGCCGCGCCTTCGAACGCGAACAGGTGCTGGCGCGCGCCCAGGCGGAGATACGGCGCCTGGAGGCGAAGCACGGCCTGCTGGAGACCGCGCGCCGGGACATCCTCCGCGCCATCTCCGAGCGCACCGGCGCGGGAGAGGCGGATCCCGCGAAGTGGAAGGAACAGCTCGCGACGGTCCGCCAGGAGCAGACCGCGACCGACGATCAACTGCGGCAGGCCCGCCGTGAGCTGGGACGCCTGGAGCGGCAGCACATCCAGGAGACCCGCGACCTGATGTCGCGCACGGAGGTGCCGGAGCCCACGCTGGACGTGCGCGCCGAACTGGACGTGAGCCACGCCGCGGGCGGTGAGGCGACGTTGACGCTCAGCTACCTGGTGCCGTGCGCCGCGTGGCGGCCGGCCTACCGCGCGGTGCTGGGGCTCGCGGAGTCAGCGTCCTCGGTGACGTTGGAGTGCGAGGCCGTGGTCTGGCAGAACACCGGCGAGGCGTGGAAGGACGTGACGCTTGCCTTCTCCACGGCGAGGCCCACGCTGGGCGCCACGCCGCCCCGGCTCACCGAGGACTGGCTCTCCCTGCGGGAGAAGACGTCGCGCGAGAAGCAGGTGGTGGACGTCTCCATCCGTGAGGAGTCGCTCCAGGAGACGGGCGAGGCGGGAACGACGAAGGCCGCGGACGCGCTGCCCGGCATGGACGACGGCGGAGAAGCGGTGACGCTGTCCGCGCCGCACAAGGCGACGGTGCCGTCGGACGGCGAGGCGCACCGCGTGGCGCTGTTCACGTTCACGTCGCCGGCCACGTCGGAGCTGGTGGCCTGTCCGGAGCAGTCACCGCTGGTGCACCGCGTGGCGAAGTTCGACAACACGGGGCCGGCGGTGTTGCTCGCGGGACCGGTGGACCTGGTGCGCGCCAACGGCTACGTGGGCCGCGCGCAGCTCAAGTTCGCGGGCCGGGGTGAGCGCCTGAAGCTGGGCTTCGGCAGCGAGGACTCGCTGCGCGTGTCGCGGCAGGTGGACGTGGGCGAGGAGGTCGCCCGCATCACCGGCCGGCGCACGCGCACGCAGAAGGTGAAGCTGTTCGTCTCCAACATGGGCGCGAAGCCCGCGGCGCTCGCGGTGGAGGAGCGCATGCCGGTGTCGGAGGTGGAGGCCGTGGAGGTGGCGCTGCTCAAGGACGCCACGAAGCCCGCGCCCACCAAGGTGAGCGACGAGGGCATCGTGCGCTTCGAGTTGAGCGTACCGCCGCGCTCCCGTCAGACGGTGGCCTTCGGCTTCACGGTGGCCAGCGCCGCGAAGGTCTCGGGCATCTAA
- a CDS encoding PAS domain-containing sensor histidine kinase codes for MARLHDSPAPPPQRAPPPGHDSLLDAVLASMGEGLLVADEHQRLVFLNPMGEHILGMGPTDELVGRWPVHYGLYLPDQVTLYPSELLPMSQALRGEAVSRAEVFLCNESRPAGTWLHVSSSPVLDGAGRVRGGVSVISDVTHFKRAEDAAREGSEKYRSLYNSTPVMMQSIDPRGRLISVSDFWLSTLGYEREEVLGRESVEFLTPESRRYAREVVLPEYYKTGSCRDVPYQLVKKSGEVIDVLLSAIVERDSSGKMVRSLAVLIDVTERKRTEGALQESEQRLRAILDNAPTVFFLLDTQLRFLFVNREWERLFHRTRKEVAGKTALDVFPRDIAEALHETNRDIFQGRAPVQREERLLHDDGIHIHLTQKFPLLDANGVAYALCGIATDITERKRMELSQRFLAEASRELVASLDPEITLQRVAELAVPLLAELCVFFVRTEGVGLRPAAVAVADRSPARAASVREFLRRHPPDPNAPHGPARVLATGVSEVSEASRGLWDSRALPEALRPLLDRPSLGVPLQARGRPLGVLYLLSPAPGRTYAPEDLTLTEELGRRAAFAIDNARLYCSAQESIRARDEFLSIASHELKTPLTSMRLRVQQMESALLTGARPLSAERVTRMLEVFQDQLQRLSNLADHLLDVSRVHEKRIDLRLEALDLVTVARHMAGHIAESLQKAGCEFELVAPEPVWGRWDRLRMEQVMLNLLTNAMKYGAGHPIRMEVVKHADRARLIVEDHGLGIPFESQARIFERFERAASLNYGGLGLGLFITRRIVEAHGGSIRVESEPGHGARFIVELPPRVA; via the coding sequence ATGGCCCGCCTGCACGACAGCCCAGCGCCTCCGCCCCAGCGGGCCCCGCCGCCCGGGCACGACAGCCTCCTCGATGCCGTGCTCGCCAGCATGGGCGAAGGGCTGCTGGTGGCGGACGAGCACCAGCGCCTCGTGTTCCTCAACCCGATGGGGGAACACATCCTGGGCATGGGGCCTACCGACGAACTGGTCGGCCGGTGGCCGGTGCATTACGGGCTCTACCTGCCGGACCAGGTCACGCTCTATCCGTCCGAGCTCCTGCCCATGAGCCAGGCCCTCCGAGGCGAGGCCGTCAGCCGCGCGGAGGTCTTCCTGTGCAATGAATCGAGGCCAGCGGGGACCTGGCTGCACGTCAGCTCCAGTCCGGTCCTCGACGGGGCCGGCCGGGTGCGCGGCGGCGTCTCCGTCATCAGCGACGTCACCCATTTCAAGCGGGCCGAGGACGCGGCGCGCGAGGGCTCGGAGAAGTACCGGTCGCTCTACAACAGCACGCCCGTGATGATGCAATCCATCGATCCACGCGGGCGGCTCATCAGCGTCAGCGATTTCTGGTTGAGCACGCTGGGATACGAGCGCGAGGAGGTGCTCGGGCGTGAGTCGGTGGAGTTCCTCACGCCGGAGTCCCGGCGGTACGCCCGCGAGGTCGTCCTGCCCGAATATTACAAAACAGGGTCGTGCAGGGACGTGCCGTACCAGCTCGTGAAGAAGAGCGGGGAGGTCATCGACGTCCTCTTGTCCGCCATCGTGGAGCGGGACAGCTCCGGGAAGATGGTCCGCTCGCTCGCGGTGCTGATCGACGTGACCGAGCGGAAGCGGACGGAGGGTGCGTTGCAGGAGAGCGAGCAGCGGCTGCGCGCCATCCTGGACAACGCGCCGACCGTGTTCTTCCTGCTGGATACGCAGCTGCGCTTCCTGTTCGTGAACCGCGAGTGGGAGCGGCTCTTCCACCGCACCCGGAAAGAGGTCGCTGGCAAGACGGCTCTCGATGTCTTTCCCCGGGACATCGCGGAGGCGCTGCACGAGACCAACCGGGACATCTTCCAGGGCCGGGCCCCGGTGCAGCGGGAGGAGCGGCTCCTGCACGACGATGGGATCCACATCCACCTCACGCAGAAGTTCCCGCTGCTCGACGCCAACGGGGTGGCCTACGCGCTCTGCGGAATCGCCACCGACATCACCGAGCGCAAGCGGATGGAGCTGTCCCAGCGATTCCTGGCGGAGGCGAGCCGCGAGCTGGTGGCCTCGCTCGACCCTGAAATCACGCTCCAGCGGGTCGCCGAGCTGGCCGTGCCCCTGCTGGCGGAGCTGTGTGTCTTTTTCGTGCGGACGGAGGGCGTGGGCCTGCGGCCTGCGGCGGTGGCGGTGGCGGACCGGTCGCCGGCCCGTGCCGCGAGCGTGCGGGAGTTCCTGCGACGCCACCCGCCGGACCCGAACGCCCCTCACGGTCCGGCCCGGGTGTTGGCCACGGGAGTCTCAGAGGTGTCCGAAGCGTCACGGGGCCTGTGGGATTCCAGGGCGCTGCCGGAGGCGCTGAGGCCGCTCCTGGACCGCCCTTCGCTGGGGGTGCCCCTCCAGGCACGAGGCCGCCCCCTGGGCGTGCTGTACCTCCTGTCTCCCGCACCGGGGCGCACGTATGCGCCGGAGGACCTGACGTTGACGGAGGAGCTCGGGCGCCGGGCCGCGTTCGCCATCGACAATGCGCGGCTCTATTGCTCGGCGCAGGAGTCCATCCGCGCGCGGGATGAATTCCTGTCCATTGCCTCCCATGAGCTGAAGACCCCGCTGACGTCCATGCGGCTGCGGGTGCAGCAGATGGAGTCCGCGCTGCTCACGGGGGCGCGGCCCCTGTCCGCGGAGCGGGTGACGCGGATGCTGGAGGTCTTCCAGGATCAGCTCCAACGCTTGTCGAACCTGGCGGACCACCTGCTCGATGTTTCACGCGTCCACGAGAAGCGGATCGACCTGCGTCTCGAGGCGCTGGACCTGGTGACGGTCGCCCGGCACATGGCGGGCCACATCGCGGAGTCGCTCCAGAAGGCGGGCTGCGAGTTCGAGCTGGTGGCCCCGGAGCCGGTCTGGGGCCGCTGGGATCGCCTCCGGATGGAGCAGGTCATGCTCAACCTGCTGACCAACGCGATGAAGTACGGAGCGGGGCACCCCATCCGGATGGAGGTCGTGAAGCACGCGGACAGGGCCCGGCTCATCGTCGAGGACCACGGCCTGGGCATTCCCTTCGAATCCCAGGCCCGCATCTTCGAGCGCTTCGAGCGCGCCGCCTCCCTCAACTACGGAGGGCTCGGCCTGGGGCTCTTCATCACACGCCGCATCGTCGAGGCGCACGGTGGAAGCATCCGCGTCGAGAGCGAGCCGGGGCACGGCGCGAGGTTCATCGTGGAGCTGCCGCCGCGCGTGGCCTAG
- a CDS encoding extracellular solute-binding protein, with product MSWRALICPAVLVLSACSDSSDPDPTPKRPLKAVLFPYIPDSAGDGFARLEQRLESDFEAAHPDIDLDVVFDANLDVYDLDEGGTLNQLLGTGTGAAQVVEVDTLILGSLAEKKWIQPVALEAGVVHSAAEETVSIGGEKYGVPTYLCTYVVYSRTPDIRSATDSASLARILREASPGKRPLAANFDGSWTLPSSYIDAWADTHPGDALSRAISLPLDSPTLSAFSDVVDSCSLEAGVNPCLDGSYADNTMAEVAFAQEQANGFMGYTERLFYILQSQPSMPLPEVISVPLGAGSAPAVFVDALVLNANCTGTCAEDARAFTSFMQAPATRNLIAFSEDGPQGTRPRYLLQASRAFYQQEPARSDPMYQQYEDILSGARPYPNQRFPENRKALQAALLEALQ from the coding sequence ATGAGTTGGAGAGCCTTGATCTGCCCCGCCGTCCTGGTCCTGAGCGCCTGCTCGGACTCCTCCGATCCCGACCCCACTCCGAAGCGTCCGCTGAAGGCGGTCCTGTTCCCATACATCCCCGACTCCGCGGGGGACGGCTTCGCGCGCCTGGAGCAGCGGTTGGAGTCCGACTTCGAAGCGGCCCATCCGGACATCGACCTGGACGTCGTGTTCGACGCCAACCTGGATGTCTATGACCTGGATGAGGGCGGGACGCTGAACCAGTTGCTCGGCACGGGGACCGGGGCCGCCCAGGTCGTGGAGGTGGACACGCTGATCCTTGGCTCGCTCGCGGAGAAGAAGTGGATCCAACCAGTCGCGCTGGAGGCGGGCGTCGTGCACTCCGCGGCGGAGGAGACCGTCAGCATTGGCGGCGAGAAGTACGGCGTGCCCACCTACCTGTGCACCTACGTCGTCTACTCGCGGACCCCGGACATCCGGTCCGCGACCGACAGCGCCTCGCTCGCGCGAATCCTCCGCGAGGCCTCTCCCGGCAAGCGCCCGCTGGCGGCGAACTTCGACGGGAGCTGGACGCTGCCTTCCTCGTACATCGATGCCTGGGCGGACACGCATCCGGGGGATGCGCTCTCGCGCGCCATCTCGCTGCCGCTCGACTCACCGACGCTGAGCGCGTTCTCGGACGTCGTCGACAGTTGCTCGCTCGAAGCGGGCGTCAATCCGTGCCTGGATGGCAGCTACGCGGACAACACGATGGCGGAGGTGGCCTTCGCCCAGGAGCAGGCCAACGGCTTCATGGGCTACACCGAGCGCCTGTTCTACATCCTCCAGTCCCAGCCCTCCATGCCGCTCCCGGAAGTGATTTCGGTCCCGCTGGGCGCGGGCTCGGCTCCGGCGGTCTTCGTGGATGCGCTGGTGCTCAACGCGAACTGCACCGGGACGTGCGCGGAGGACGCCCGCGCCTTCACGTCGTTCATGCAGGCCCCCGCGACGCGCAACCTCATCGCCTTCAGCGAGGACGGCCCCCAGGGCACCCGGCCCCGCTACCTGCTCCAGGCCAGCCGTGCCTTCTACCAGCAGGAGCCCGCACGCTCCGACCCCATGTACCAGCAGTACGAAGACATCCTGAGCGGAGCCCGGCCCTATCCCAACCAGCGCTTCCCCGAGAACCGGAAGGCACTCCAGGCGGCCCTGCTCGAAGCCCTCCAGTAA
- a CDS encoding alpha/beta fold hydrolase codes for MRTSWLRLSWVLLISACATTPSPPPGGPADPLHQVGRVRVAQEVELEVLDFGGKGPALVFLPGAGSTAHVFDVLAPEFIATHHVYAFTRRGFGASSWPATGYDSATLGHDVLAAMDGLGLAKATLVGHSLAGDELNWMGLNHPERVEAFIFLDATDNRGEIAGFLKPGPLPPLPFTVLDGQPSREAVTALLARDLGGPFPPHEIDQAYEFDAGTGAYLRYRRLPEATEQCIRGAALPDYAKLRGPVLAISDDTAFAGWVEFLSKSENVPEDLRERARVFLPVLRQHEAEQEALLKSLPNWKLVTLPGAGHYLWLPRQAEVISEMRAFLGR; via the coding sequence ATGCGAACGTCCTGGCTTCGTCTGTCGTGGGTGCTGTTGATCTCCGCCTGTGCGACCACGCCGTCACCGCCGCCCGGCGGCCCGGCGGACCCGCTGCACCAGGTGGGCCGGGTGCGAGTGGCGCAGGAGGTCGAGCTGGAGGTGCTCGACTTTGGCGGCAAGGGGCCGGCGCTGGTGTTCCTACCGGGCGCGGGCAGCACGGCCCACGTCTTCGACGTGCTGGCACCGGAGTTCATCGCCACGCACCACGTCTATGCCTTCACCCGGCGCGGCTTTGGCGCGTCGAGCTGGCCGGCCACCGGTTACGACAGCGCGACGTTGGGGCACGACGTGCTGGCCGCGATGGACGGCCTGGGGCTCGCGAAGGCGACGCTGGTGGGGCATTCGCTCGCGGGGGATGAGCTGAACTGGATGGGGCTGAACCATCCGGAGCGCGTGGAGGCGTTCATCTTCCTGGATGCCACGGACAACAGGGGAGAGATCGCCGGGTTCCTGAAGCCCGGTCCGCTGCCGCCGTTGCCGTTCACCGTGCTCGACGGGCAGCCGTCACGCGAGGCGGTGACGGCGCTGCTGGCGCGTGACCTGGGCGGACCGTTCCCGCCGCATGAGATTGATCAAGCGTATGAGTTCGACGCTGGCACGGGAGCGTACCTGCGCTACCGCCGCTTGCCGGAGGCGACGGAGCAGTGCATCCGGGGCGCGGCCCTGCCGGACTACGCGAAGCTGCGGGGCCCGGTGCTGGCCATTTCCGATGACACGGCCTTCGCGGGCTGGGTGGAGTTCCTGTCGAAGTCGGAGAACGTCCCCGAGGACCTGCGCGAGCGGGCCCGGGTCTTCCTTCCGGTGCTGCGCCAGCACGAGGCCGAGCAGGAGGCCCTGCTCAAGAGCCTGCCGAACTGGAAGCTCGTGACGCTCCCGGGCGCGGGGCACTACCTCTGGCTCCCGCGCCAGGCGGAGGTCATCTCCGAGATGCGCGCCTTCTTGGGGCGTTAG